From Kitasatospora sp. MAP12-44:
GTACTGGGAGCGCTGCCTGGCGCCCGGCTGGTGGCCGCGCGCCCGCTCCGTCCTGGCGGCCGATGTCGTGCACCGCGCCCGCACGCTGGCCCAGCAGGGCGCGGGCGCGATGTTCGCCGAGCTGGACCCGCGACTGCACTGGGCGGACGGCGTCCTGGCGATCCGCCGGAACTGGACGGCCCGGGACGCGGACGTCCGGGTGGACCGCCGTGGCCTGGTCTTCCTGCCCAGCTGCTTCGCCAGCGGCGCGGTCACCTCGATCGGCGCCGACCAACCGCCGGCCATCACCTACCCAGCCCGCGGCCAGGGCACCATGGCGGACGCGCTCGACCCGCCGCCGACCACCCGTGCCCTCGAACAGCTGCTGGGCGCCCCCAAGGCCCGGCTCCTGGCGATGCTCCACGAACCGGTCTCCACCACCGAGTTGGCCCTGCGCCTGGGCGTCACCGCCGGTGCGGTGAGCCAGCACCTGGCCGTCCTGCGGCAGACCCGCCTGGTCACCAGCGCCCGCCACGGCCGCGCCGTGCTCTACCTGCGCAGCCCGCTCGGCGACGAGCTGTACCGGTAGGCGCAGCCGCGGGTCAGCGCGAGGCCAGGGCGGCCAGCCGGCGGGCGGCGGCGTACTGGCGCATGATCTGCGCGAAGGTGGTCTGCCCCTGGGTGGTCCGGGCGAACGCCCGCCAGGCGGGGGCGACCAGGCAGACCGCCGCGTGGAACAGGTGCGGGCGCCGCTCGAAGGCCTCCAGCATCACCCGGCCCGCCCGCATCTCCACCCCCAGGCCGGCCTTGATCGCGAAGGCGTAGTTGAGCGCCTGGCGCCGCACCTCGGTCGGGCTGCCCGCCTCGGCCACCTGGGCGGCCCACTCCCCCGCCAGGCGGCCCGAGCGCAGCGCGTACGAGATGCCCTCGCGGGTCCACGGCTCCAGCAGCCCGGCCGCGTCGCCGGCCACCAGCACCCGGCCGCGGGAGAGCGGCGAGTCCTCGGTGCGGCAGCGGGTCAGGTGGCCGGACTCGACGGACGGGGTGAAGCCGGCCAGGCCGAGCCGGCGGATGTAGTCGGCCAGGTACTGCTTGGTCCGCTCCCCGTCGCCGCGCGCCGAGATCACCCCGACCGTCAGCGAGCCCGAGTCGGTCTTCGGGAAGACCCAGCCGTAGCTGCCGGGCAGCGGCCCCCAGTCCAGGTGGATCCGGCCCGCCCAGGCCTGGGCGACCCGCTCGGGGACCGGGATCTCCGCCTCGAGGCCGAGGTCGATCTGATCGAACGCCACCCCGACGTGCCGGGCGATCCGGCTGGCGCTGCCGTCCGCGCCGACCACCGCGCGGGCCTGCACCTTGCGCCCGTCGGCCAGCGTGACGGCGACGGTGCGGCGGTCCTGGCCGCCCTGCGGGTCGACGCCGGTCACCGTCACCCCGGTCACCAGCACCGCGCCGGCCTGCTGCGCCGCCTCGACCAGGCGCAGGTCGAACTCGTTGCGGTTGACCAGCCCGAACAGCATCCGCTTCGAGCGCCGGGTGCGGGTGAACCGCCCGTCCAGCGCGAAGGTGACGGCGTGCACGCGGTCCTGGAAGGGGATCTTGAAAGCCGGCGGGAGGCTGTCCCGGGACGGGCCGATGATGCCGCCGCCGCAGGTCTTGTAGCGCGGGTGCTCGGCCTTGTCGAGCAGCAGCACCCGGCGGCCGTGGGTGGCCGCGGCGTGCGCGGCCGAGGAGCCGGCCGGTCCGGCGCCCACCACCACGACGTCCCAGACGCCGTCCAGCGGATCGACGACGCCGTCCAACGGATCGGGGGTCGCCGCGGGCGTGCCGGGCAGGCTCGGCTCGACGGGCAGGCTGGGGTCGCGTGGGCTTCCGGAAACTGTCACGTCGAGCAATCCTAGGCGGCCCTCCACCGCTGGTGGCGCCCCGCCACCAAACCTGCCCGCTCCGCGCCGCCGAGACCGACCGTCACATGGTGGGTGGAGGAAGGAGCGGCGTCCGGGCCGAGTCTGGGCGGTGCCGACGAGGGAGCCACTGCGGAGCATTGGCGACTGAGGAGAAGCCGTCCAGGCGAGAGTCCGGGCGTCGCGACGCCGCCCACCATGTGCCGGTCGGTCTTATGCTCGCCGGGATGCCGTCATCCACCCCTACGGAGACCCCCATGACCTCGCAGGAGCTCGCCGCCGCCGTCCGTTCCCTGATGCCCCGTGCGCAAGCGGAGCTGGCCGAGCTGGTGGCGTACCGCTCGGTCGCCGACCCGCGCGTGTTCCCGGTGGAGGAGTGCCAGGCGGCGGCCCGCTGGGTCGCCGAGGCCTTCGCCGCCGACGGGCTGACGAATGTTCAGGTGCTGGACACCCCCGACGGCACCCAGTCGGTCTACGCCGAGCTGGCAGGCCCGGCCGGCGCCCCGACCGTGCTGCTCTACTCGCACTACGATGTGCAGCCGCCGCTGGACGAGGCCGCCTGGCAGACGCCGCCCTTCGAGCTGACGGAGCGTGACGGCCGCTGGTACGGGCGCGGCGCGGCGGACTGCAAGGGCAACATCCTGATGCACCTGACGGCGCTGCGGGCCCTGCGTGCCACCTACGGCGACGCCCTGCCGGTCGGGCTGAAGATGATCGTCGAGGGCTCGGAGGAGCAGGGCACCGGCGGTCTGGAGCAGTACGCGCTGGCCAACCCCGAGCTGCTGGCGGCCGACGTGATCGTGGTCGGCGACGTCGGCAACTTCGCGGCCGGCCTGCCGACCGCCACCGCGACGCTGCGCGGGATCACCGAGGTCGAGATCGAGGTCGCCACGCTGGCGGGCAACCTGCACTCGGGCCAGTTCGGCGGCGCCGCCCCGGACGCGCTGCTCGCGCTGATCCGGATCCTCGCCACGCTGCACGACGAGCACGGCGCCACCACGATCAAGGGCCTGGAGTGCGACCAGAGTTGGCCGGGCGTGGCGTACCCGCAGGAGCGGTTCGGCGCGGACGCCAAGGTGCTGGACGGCGTGCGGCTGATCGGCACCGGCGGCGTCGCGGACCGGCTCTGGGCACGCCCGGCGGCGACCGTGATCGGGATGGACGTACCCCCCACGGTGGGCGCCACCTCCTCGGTGCAGGCCCGCGCCAAGGCCGTGGTCAGCCTGCGGATCCCGCCGGGCATGGCGACGACCACCGCGCAGGACGCGCTGGTCGCCCACCTGGAGGCGGCCGCGCCGTGGGGCGTGCGGGTCACCCTCAACCGGCTGGCGAGCGGCGAGCCGTTCCGCGCCGACACCAGCGGACTGGCGTACGAGGCGCTAGGCGCGGCGATGCACGAGGCGTACGGGGTCGAGATGGCGGTCTCCGGGATGGGCGGCTCGATCCCGCTCTGCAACACGCTGCGCACGCTCTACCCGCAGGCGGAGATCGTGCTGATCGGTGTGGAGGAGCCGACCACCCAGATCCACGCGGTCAACGAGAGCCTGGACCCGGCCGAGCTGGAGCTGATGACACTCTCCGAGGCACTCTTCCTGCGCGGCTACGCCAAGGCCTGGAGCGAGCGGGCCTGACCGGTCGGGCGCCGGGGCAGCAGCGGGCGGGGCAGCAGGGACAGCGCGGTCGCGCCGACCGCTGCTCCGGCGCCGGCACCGAAGCAGAGGTCGGCGATCACGTTCCACCGCTGACCGGTCGCGCGGGCCCGCGCCGACCTGGCGACCCGCTCACCGGCCCCGAGCACGGCGCCGGCGCCGAGCACGATCCGCGCCGCCCGGCGCCCCGGCGCGGGCTGCGGCGGGGCTGCCGGGCGGGGCAGTTCGCGCGCCAGGTGGCGGCCCAGCACGGCCAGCGCCGCCGCCGAGGTCCCGTACTGCAGCACGGCGTACAGCGGCACCCCCGCAACCTCCCGGTTCAGCGCCGGCAGCAGCCGCACCCCGGCCCGGCCCTGGTGGGTGAAGGCGTCCCAGCCCACATGGGTGGCCGCCCCGACGGCGGCGGACAGCACGAACGCGGCCGCCTCGCCGCCGCCGGGCCACTGCCCGGGCCGCCGCCCGCGCCGCTGCCCGCGCCGCGCGGTGGCGGCATCGGCGGCCGCGCCCCACGGCTCGGGCAGCGCCGCGAGCAGCGGCGCCCGCAGCACCCCGTGCCAGCCCGCCAGCAGCGCGCCCGCGAGCGCGACGTCCACCGTCGCCACCGCCCACCAGCGGTGCGTCAGCGCGCCCTGCCCGTACACCC
This genomic window contains:
- a CDS encoding geranylgeranyl reductase family protein; its protein translation is MDGVVDPLDGVWDVVVVGAGPAGSSAAHAAATHGRRVLLLDKAEHPRYKTCGGGIIGPSRDSLPPAFKIPFQDRVHAVTFALDGRFTRTRRSKRMLFGLVNRNEFDLRLVEAAQQAGAVLVTGVTVTGVDPQGGQDRRTVAVTLADGRKVQARAVVGADGSASRIARHVGVAFDQIDLGLEAEIPVPERVAQAWAGRIHLDWGPLPGSYGWVFPKTDSGSLTVGVISARGDGERTKQYLADYIRRLGLAGFTPSVESGHLTRCRTEDSPLSRGRVLVAGDAAGLLEPWTREGISYALRSGRLAGEWAAQVAEAGSPTEVRRQALNYAFAIKAGLGVEMRAGRVMLEAFERRPHLFHAAVCLVAPAWRAFARTTQGQTTFAQIMRQYAAARRLAALASR
- a CDS encoding ArsR family transcriptional regulator, with translation MHRFHLSLADLASASFACSPLHEAVLSIRMWTHPGIYPAQQPWFRRIRPDFERLDSELLRSLVSSNRYLPDFLTPRPTSPFPAFRAELATVRATAPELLRAELEQTFLPHDRALPLPLAAGLEDPQRLLAAICDAIEEYWERCLAPGWWPRARSVLAADVVHRARTLAQQGAGAMFAELDPRLHWADGVLAIRRNWTARDADVRVDRRGLVFLPSCFASGAVTSIGADQPPAITYPARGQGTMADALDPPPTTRALEQLLGAPKARLLAMLHEPVSTTELALRLGVTAGAVSQHLAVLRQTRLVTSARHGRAVLYLRSPLGDELYR
- a CDS encoding DUF4184 family protein, with the translated sequence MPFTFSHPAAVLPLLRGVRGRGPLIASALVAGSMAPDLPYFAESWLPGVYGQGALTHRWWAVATVDVALAGALLAGWHGVLRAPLLAALPEPWGAAADAATARRGQRRGRRPGQWPGGGEAAAFVLSAAVGAATHVGWDAFTHQGRAGVRLLPALNREVAGVPLYAVLQYGTSAAALAVLGRHLARELPRPAAPPQPAPGRRAARIVLGAGAVLGAGERVARSARARATGQRWNVIADLCFGAGAGAAVGATALSLLPRPLLPRRPTGQARSLQALA
- a CDS encoding dipeptidase; this encodes MTSQELAAAVRSLMPRAQAELAELVAYRSVADPRVFPVEECQAAARWVAEAFAADGLTNVQVLDTPDGTQSVYAELAGPAGAPTVLLYSHYDVQPPLDEAAWQTPPFELTERDGRWYGRGAADCKGNILMHLTALRALRATYGDALPVGLKMIVEGSEEQGTGGLEQYALANPELLAADVIVVGDVGNFAAGLPTATATLRGITEVEIEVATLAGNLHSGQFGGAAPDALLALIRILATLHDEHGATTIKGLECDQSWPGVAYPQERFGADAKVLDGVRLIGTGGVADRLWARPAATVIGMDVPPTVGATSSVQARAKAVVSLRIPPGMATTTAQDALVAHLEAAAPWGVRVTLNRLASGEPFRADTSGLAYEALGAAMHEAYGVEMAVSGMGGSIPLCNTLRTLYPQAEIVLIGVEEPTTQIHAVNESLDPAELELMTLSEALFLRGYAKAWSERA